A DNA window from Actinokineospora baliensis contains the following coding sequences:
- a CDS encoding FadR/GntR family transcriptional regulator — MTSGLPGRLLDDLGPAIVSGEYPTGAVLRTEELERAFQVSRTVVREALRVLEAMRLVNSRRRVGITVLPRAEWNLYDPRVIRWRLDGSDRPAQLRSLTELRCATEPVAAALAAARATPDQAGTLTALAVELRSSTHDLDAFLVHDIAFHRALLTASGNDMFTQLGDVVAAVLTGRTHHHLMPQTPKPHAVRLHVEVAEAVAAGDPARAEAAMRAIVTEVLDELPG, encoded by the coding sequence GTGACCTCAGGACTCCCCGGGCGACTGCTCGACGACCTCGGCCCGGCCATCGTCAGCGGCGAGTACCCCACCGGCGCCGTGTTGCGCACCGAAGAGTTGGAGCGCGCGTTCCAGGTCTCCCGCACCGTCGTCCGCGAGGCGCTGCGGGTCCTGGAGGCCATGCGGCTGGTCAACAGCCGCCGCCGGGTCGGGATCACCGTCCTGCCCCGCGCCGAGTGGAACCTCTACGACCCCCGCGTCATCCGCTGGCGCCTCGACGGTTCCGACCGCCCCGCCCAGTTGCGGTCCCTCACCGAACTCCGCTGCGCCACCGAACCCGTCGCCGCCGCCCTCGCCGCCGCGCGCGCGACCCCGGACCAAGCAGGCACCCTCACCGCCCTGGCCGTCGAACTCCGCTCCAGCACCCACGACCTCGACGCCTTCCTGGTGCACGACATCGCCTTCCACCGAGCCCTGCTCACCGCCTCCGGCAACGACATGTTCACCCAACTAGGCGACGTCGTCGCCGCCGTCCTCACCGGTCGCACCCACCACCACCTCATGCCCCAAACCCCCAAACCCCACGCTGTCCGCCTCCACGTGGAAGTAGCCGAAGCCGTGGCCGCGGGCGACCCGGCCCGCGCCGAAGCCGCCATGCGGGCCATCGTCACCGAAGTCCTGGACGAGCTCCCCGGCTAG
- a CDS encoding TIGR02680 family protein has product MTEPIETDLEQVATEPVVGRWRLHRGGIVNIWQYREQTFDFSGGRAIFQGTNGSGKSRTLELLLPLCLDGDLRYLGSKGAGTVSIRRLMLDDYDGGPNRIGYAWIELHRTTATGGDEYLTCGLGVKASATSQQISDSWRFVTPSRVGTHFQLASADRVPLGPAALREVLGADRVYDEAAFRAKVAETVYGVPGGRYGDLLHLQRTLRNPDIGLKVQDGQLEQILTDALPPLDAGVVEQLATSFEDLESIRENIGRLSAADSAMSAFLTTYSGYALSALHASGTKAQAATKALDSAHAEIHKLEQRLLTDAERHAEAEERVGVLEERDAELENSIDSLKSLPAYQGLRDLQDREKLVERTREAAGAALDNAGVQRNHADRAVETVLTVLRRLGGDIEDATELALSTADAVAAAGLDAGLCPAVPAAPEPVPGTVTDRVRAKPDPEAEPLTIQRRTPPQVAPDELSTALASAAGRAGDLASVVAQRAALAMSLHDRAMSLDADRQELDKLQAKARDAQIEATESAGRRNEARQRFTVAAEVWCEKAAAWTAAGPFAGDHAARPPRPPAADAVLTGPEATRQARDAARQWAAPHLTGLRQRVAAARQTVDDLVGRVKSAEARLIELRKGVDAAPPGLVDQGPGAPFYRLVDFTGLAPDERAGLEAALQGSGLLTAWVRPDGGIGETPQAGVIAAALAVNDAVASPLDSVLTPAVEPDGPVPAGVVAGLLASVSYGEEYAGLAVWPDGRWRAGVLRGAGTKPDAEFVGAGAREAARQRAIAELAEALEVLHTELSAAESELRDRSRTVEVWDRHLDAFPDDRELIGARVTAEQAGRQAEETATKAERRRSEHVAAEGRVRAMETGLAQDAGAAGLTADTEALRHAHRAATQARGSAESLRDALAKRCVGTVRDLVEALHDHNAAVDDRETAERVADEKCVAFHREAAALAELTAAVGGAAEEVSRQLGELEKARRAARAELPEARRTAGELSNQVVKTQTLLDTRGAEIDGKGAAAGSAAQAFAEALSAPGVWQAAVTEDRPDDDAQAWEVLATAVAEAKRLPSEENVLGKLQNLQASLAGTHNVLPERHAGILTVVVSAEEGPAPVAVSARRVATRLAERRGFLTEQYQGIFALHLVRELADRLSAQIAVAEDLTRRMNDVLDTARSSQGVHVRLDWQPAAWLDESTLEALRLLRIPFAQRTEEQDTRLQQVFTERIESERDSATGGYTEILARALDYRSWFAFTVRVRDTGPDGKPRSRRLRQLSSGETRLISYVTLFAAAAAFYGAISAGLASTMSPLRLVLLDEAFERLDDPTIARMLELLVDLDMDWIITWPSGWGVSDRIPRMHIYDVLRPKSGHGVACTHTTWDGSSLDRDDP; this is encoded by the coding sequence GTGACCGAGCCGATCGAAACCGACCTGGAGCAGGTCGCGACCGAGCCGGTGGTCGGGCGGTGGCGGCTGCACCGGGGTGGGATCGTCAACATCTGGCAGTACCGCGAGCAGACCTTCGACTTCTCCGGCGGGCGCGCGATCTTCCAGGGCACCAACGGGTCCGGCAAGTCGCGCACCCTGGAATTGCTGCTGCCGCTGTGCCTCGACGGCGACTTGCGCTACCTGGGGTCCAAAGGCGCGGGCACCGTGTCGATCCGCCGCCTGATGCTCGACGACTACGACGGTGGGCCCAACCGCATCGGCTACGCGTGGATCGAACTGCACCGCACTACGGCGACCGGCGGGGACGAGTACCTCACCTGCGGTCTCGGCGTTAAGGCGTCTGCGACGTCGCAGCAGATCAGCGACTCGTGGCGGTTCGTGACCCCTTCGCGGGTGGGTACCCACTTCCAGTTGGCTTCTGCGGATCGTGTGCCTCTAGGCCCGGCGGCGCTAAGAGAGGTTCTCGGCGCAGACCGCGTCTATGACGAAGCTGCGTTCCGCGCCAAGGTCGCCGAAACTGTCTATGGCGTGCCAGGTGGGCGTTATGGCGATCTCTTGCACCTACAGCGAACTCTGCGCAACCCCGACATCGGGTTGAAGGTGCAAGACGGTCAGCTGGAGCAGATCCTCACGGACGCCCTACCGCCGTTGGACGCCGGTGTGGTGGAGCAGCTGGCGACCTCCTTCGAAGACCTCGAGTCGATCCGGGAGAACATCGGCAGGCTGAGCGCGGCCGACTCGGCCATGAGCGCGTTCCTGACCACCTACTCTGGCTACGCTCTTAGCGCTCTGCACGCCTCTGGCACCAAAGCGCAGGCTGCTACGAAGGCGTTGGACAGCGCGCACGCCGAGATCCACAAGCTGGAACAGCGACTGCTGACCGACGCCGAACGGCACGCCGAGGCGGAAGAACGCGTTGGCGTGCTGGAGGAGCGGGACGCCGAGCTGGAGAACAGCATCGACTCGCTCAAGTCGCTGCCCGCCTATCAGGGCCTACGCGACCTGCAAGACCGGGAGAAGCTGGTCGAGCGGACGCGGGAAGCCGCCGGGGCGGCTCTCGACAACGCTGGCGTGCAGCGCAACCACGCCGACCGCGCGGTGGAAACGGTGCTGACCGTGCTGCGCAGGCTGGGCGGCGACATCGAGGACGCCACCGAGCTCGCACTGTCCACTGCAGACGCGGTGGCAGCCGCCGGGCTGGACGCCGGGCTGTGCCCCGCCGTGCCCGCGGCGCCGGAACCCGTACCGGGGACCGTGACCGACCGGGTGCGGGCCAAGCCGGACCCGGAGGCAGAGCCGCTGACCATCCAGCGCCGCACCCCGCCGCAGGTCGCGCCCGACGAGCTGTCGACCGCGCTGGCCTCAGCCGCAGGCCGAGCGGGCGATCTGGCGAGCGTGGTGGCGCAGCGGGCGGCGTTGGCGATGTCGCTGCACGACCGCGCGATGTCGCTCGACGCGGACCGGCAGGAGCTGGACAAGCTGCAGGCCAAGGCCAGGGACGCGCAGATCGAGGCGACCGAGTCGGCCGGGCGGCGCAACGAGGCCAGGCAGCGGTTCACCGTCGCGGCCGAGGTGTGGTGCGAGAAGGCGGCGGCGTGGACCGCGGCCGGACCGTTCGCCGGTGACCACGCGGCCCGTCCGCCGCGCCCGCCCGCCGCGGACGCGGTGCTGACCGGCCCAGAGGCCACCCGGCAGGCCAGGGACGCGGCACGCCAGTGGGCCGCGCCGCACCTGACCGGGCTGCGGCAGCGGGTCGCCGCGGCGCGCCAGACCGTGGACGACCTGGTCGGCCGGGTCAAGTCGGCCGAAGCGCGGCTGATCGAGCTGCGCAAGGGCGTGGACGCGGCCCCACCCGGGCTGGTCGACCAAGGCCCGGGTGCGCCGTTCTACCGGCTGGTGGACTTCACCGGGCTGGCGCCGGACGAGCGCGCGGGGCTGGAAGCGGCGCTGCAGGGCAGTGGGCTGCTGACCGCCTGGGTGCGGCCGGACGGCGGCATCGGCGAGACACCGCAGGCCGGGGTGATCGCGGCCGCGCTGGCGGTGAACGACGCGGTGGCGTCGCCGTTGGATTCGGTGCTGACACCAGCGGTCGAGCCCGATGGGCCGGTGCCCGCTGGTGTCGTCGCAGGGCTGTTGGCGTCGGTGTCGTATGGCGAGGAGTACGCCGGGCTCGCGGTGTGGCCGGACGGGCGTTGGCGGGCGGGAGTGCTGCGCGGGGCGGGGACCAAGCCGGACGCGGAGTTCGTCGGCGCGGGCGCCCGCGAGGCCGCGCGGCAGCGGGCGATCGCGGAACTGGCGGAAGCGCTGGAGGTCCTGCACACCGAACTGTCGGCGGCGGAGTCGGAACTGCGGGACCGGTCGCGGACGGTGGAGGTGTGGGACCGCCACCTCGACGCGTTCCCCGACGACCGGGAGCTGATCGGCGCCAGGGTGACCGCGGAGCAGGCGGGACGCCAAGCCGAGGAGACCGCGACCAAGGCCGAGCGGCGGCGGTCCGAGCACGTGGCCGCCGAGGGCCGGGTCCGCGCGATGGAGACCGGACTGGCGCAGGACGCGGGCGCGGCGGGGCTGACCGCCGACACGGAGGCGCTGCGGCACGCGCACCGGGCCGCGACGCAGGCGCGCGGGTCGGCGGAGAGCCTGCGCGACGCGCTGGCGAAGCGGTGCGTCGGCACGGTGCGCGACCTGGTCGAGGCACTGCACGACCACAACGCGGCGGTGGACGACCGGGAGACCGCCGAGCGGGTGGCAGACGAGAAGTGCGTGGCGTTCCACCGCGAGGCGGCCGCGTTGGCGGAGCTGACGGCGGCGGTCGGTGGCGCGGCGGAGGAGGTCTCGCGGCAGCTCGGCGAGCTGGAGAAGGCCCGCCGGGCGGCGCGCGCCGAACTGCCGGAGGCCAGGCGGACGGCCGGTGAGCTGTCGAACCAGGTGGTGAAGACGCAGACCCTGCTCGACACCAGGGGCGCGGAGATCGACGGCAAGGGCGCGGCGGCCGGATCCGCCGCGCAAGCGTTTGCCGAGGCCCTGTCGGCGCCGGGTGTGTGGCAGGCCGCGGTCACCGAGGACCGGCCGGACGACGACGCCCAGGCGTGGGAGGTGCTGGCCACGGCGGTCGCCGAGGCCAAGCGGCTGCCCAGCGAGGAGAACGTCCTCGGCAAGCTGCAGAACCTGCAGGCGTCGCTGGCCGGGACGCACAACGTCCTGCCGGAGCGGCACGCCGGGATCCTGACCGTGGTGGTCTCGGCCGAGGAGGGCCCGGCCCCGGTCGCGGTGTCGGCCAGGCGGGTCGCCACCCGGCTTGCCGAGCGGCGCGGGTTCCTCACCGAGCAGTACCAGGGGATCTTCGCCCTGCACCTGGTCAGGGAACTGGCCGACCGGCTCTCGGCGCAGATCGCCGTCGCCGAGGACCTGACCCGCCGGATGAACGACGTGCTGGACACGGCCCGGTCGAGCCAGGGCGTGCACGTCCGGCTGGACTGGCAGCCCGCGGCGTGGCTGGACGAGTCCACCCTGGAGGCGCTGCGGTTGCTGCGGATCCCGTTCGCGCAGCGGACCGAGGAGCAGGACACCCGGCTGCAGCAGGTGTTCACCGAGCGGATCGAGTCCGAACGCGACAGTGCGACCGGCGGGTACACCGAGATCCTGGCGCGGGCCCTGGACTACCGGTCCTGGTTCGCCTTCACCGTCCGCGTCCGCGACACCGGCCCGGACGGCAAGCCCCGCTCGCGCAGGCTGCGCCAGCTGTCCTCCGGCGAAACCCGCCTGATCTCGTACGTGACCCTGTTCGCCGCCGCCGCCGCGTTCTACGGCGCCATCTCGGCGGGCCTGGCGTCGACGATGTCCCCGCTGCGCCTGGTCCTGCTCGACGAGGCCTTCGAGCGCCTCGACGACCCGACGATCGCCCGCATGCTCGAGCTCCTGGTGGACCTCGACATGGACTGGATCATCACCTGGCCCAGCGGCTGGGGCGTCTCCGACCGCATCCCCCGCATGCACATCTACGACGTCCTCCGCCCCAAATCCGGCCACGGCGTCGCCTGCACCCACACCACCTGGGACGGCTCCTCCCTGGACCGGGACGACCCGTGA
- a CDS encoding gluconokinase produces the protein MHTVVVVMGVAGSGKTTVAGSLAARLGVPLAEADEFHPAANIAKMRSGVPLTDDDRWPWLAAIADWIAERGHDGGGIVTCSALKHSYRDLLAADARVFFVHLTGSRDLLAQRMRGRSGHFMPVSLLDSQLADLQPLTDTEPGVALDISASPDHLVEAAARAVAEFEGAKP, from the coding sequence ATGCACACAGTCGTGGTCGTGATGGGCGTCGCGGGGTCGGGCAAGACCACCGTCGCCGGGTCATTGGCCGCGCGGCTGGGGGTCCCGCTGGCCGAGGCCGACGAGTTCCACCCGGCGGCCAACATCGCCAAGATGCGCTCCGGTGTCCCGCTCACCGACGACGACCGCTGGCCGTGGCTGGCCGCGATCGCCGACTGGATCGCCGAGCGCGGGCACGACGGCGGCGGGATCGTCACCTGCTCGGCGCTCAAGCACTCCTACCGCGACCTGCTCGCCGCCGACGCGCGCGTGTTCTTCGTGCACCTCACCGGCTCGCGGGACCTGCTGGCGCAGCGCATGCGCGGCCGCAGCGGGCACTTCATGCCGGTGTCGCTGCTGGACTCGCAACTGGCCGACCTGCAGCCGCTCACCGACACCGAACCCGGCGTCGCGCTCGACATCTCCGCATCCCCGGACCACCTCGTCGAGGCCGCCGCGCGCGCCGTCGCCGAGTTCGAAGGAGCCAAGCCATGA
- a CDS encoding TIGR02678 family protein: MAVKSRPDVLGDLSDIDAANVARCAKVLLRHPLLRPGGPDGDLLPLVYRYRISLQEMFASLLGYRLVVERRFARLYKSGPGEDHTRGEAALSPRAYAYVCLTMAALTGVGRQVLLSRLVADVRAAASEAGLDVVDDVGDRRALTAALRHLITLGVITETDGTVAGLISETPPEALITIHTDLLGQLLAGPLAEAGSADELVELASAPGRLGVEHAVRRRLVEDPVTLHADLPPDQAEWLLRNQRRESVVLERCFGLVTEIRAEGVAVTDPEEYLTDVVFPSTGTVARITLLALPELVDQTDVSDEEPEYRPDGRIPVSQERLLEVCRNLVEDYPAAWSRQATDDVAALAEDVTDLLVRLTLAVPEGDGWLISPAAHRWLPQPDDSPGRPVAVSEIPPEPGWSLFDDEGAR, from the coding sequence GTGGCCGTTAAGAGCCGTCCCGACGTCCTAGGCGACCTGTCCGACATCGACGCGGCCAACGTCGCCCGGTGCGCGAAGGTCTTGCTGCGGCATCCCCTCCTGCGCCCGGGTGGACCCGATGGCGACCTACTGCCCTTGGTCTACCGCTATCGGATCTCGCTTCAAGAGATGTTCGCGAGCCTGCTCGGGTATCGGCTCGTAGTGGAGCGTCGCTTCGCGCGCCTCTATAAGAGCGGTCCAGGTGAGGACCACACCCGTGGCGAGGCAGCACTGTCACCACGCGCCTACGCATACGTCTGCCTGACAATGGCCGCGCTAACCGGTGTCGGACGCCAGGTGCTGTTGTCGCGACTGGTGGCCGATGTAAGGGCTGCCGCCTCGGAAGCCGGGCTCGACGTGGTCGATGACGTGGGTGACCGACGGGCGTTGACCGCTGCACTGCGCCACCTGATCACGCTGGGCGTGATCACCGAAACCGACGGCACCGTGGCCGGGCTGATCTCCGAGACACCACCGGAAGCGCTGATCACCATCCACACGGACCTCCTCGGTCAACTGCTCGCGGGCCCACTTGCTGAGGCCGGGAGCGCCGACGAACTGGTGGAACTGGCCTCTGCTCCGGGACGGCTGGGGGTCGAGCACGCGGTCCGGCGCAGGCTGGTCGAGGACCCGGTGACGCTGCACGCGGATCTTCCGCCGGACCAGGCCGAGTGGCTGCTGCGCAACCAGCGCCGGGAATCGGTGGTGCTCGAGCGCTGCTTCGGGCTGGTCACCGAGATCCGCGCGGAGGGTGTGGCGGTGACAGACCCCGAGGAGTACCTGACCGACGTGGTGTTCCCGTCCACCGGCACGGTCGCGCGGATCACGCTCTTGGCGCTACCGGAACTCGTTGACCAGACTGACGTCTCCGACGAAGAGCCTGAGTACCGGCCGGACGGTCGGATACCGGTGAGCCAAGAACGGCTCCTAGAGGTGTGCCGGAACTTGGTAGAGGACTACCCGGCGGCATGGTCGCGGCAGGCAACCGATGATGTGGCCGCGCTGGCCGAGGACGTCACGGACTTGCTCGTGCGCCTAACGCTCGCGGTGCCGGAGGGCGACGGATGGCTCATCAGCCCCGCAGCGCACCGGTGGCTGCCACAGCCGGATGATTCTCCGGGCCGCCCAGTGGCGGTATCAGAGATCCCACCGGAGCCGGGGTGGTCGCTGTTCGACGATGAGGGGGCGCGGTGA
- a CDS encoding cobalamin biosynthesis protein: MSATRAFGLLLGVAADAAFGDPRRWHPVAGFGQLAQRVERVVHRDNRGAGAVYTAVLAGGAVGLGVLVDRANNPIVRIVGTAAATWVVLGGRSLAAEGWAIGARLSEGDVDAARERLPHLCGRDPSTLDEAGLARATVESVAENTSDAVVAPLLWGAVAGVPGLLGYRAVNTMDAMVGHKSPRYLRFGWASARLDDLVNLVPARVAAALTVVGAPAVKGDRQRAVEAWRRDAGAHPSPNAGQVEAAFAGALGVQLGGRTEYSYGVEERPTLGEGRAPDATDVARAVTLSRVVGLLTAGLAALISLKRRARGPHPRRGSRRPTGA; this comes from the coding sequence ATGTCCGCGACGCGCGCGTTTGGCCTGCTCCTGGGGGTCGCGGCGGACGCGGCCTTCGGTGACCCCCGCCGCTGGCACCCGGTCGCCGGGTTCGGGCAGCTCGCCCAGCGCGTGGAGCGGGTCGTCCACCGGGACAACCGGGGCGCGGGAGCCGTCTACACGGCTGTTCTGGCTGGTGGCGCGGTGGGTCTCGGTGTGTTGGTCGATCGCGCGAACAACCCGATCGTGCGGATCGTGGGCACGGCGGCGGCCACCTGGGTCGTGCTGGGCGGGCGGTCGTTGGCGGCCGAAGGGTGGGCCATCGGGGCACGGTTGAGCGAGGGGGACGTCGACGCTGCCCGGGAGCGGTTGCCCCACCTGTGCGGGCGGGATCCGTCGACGCTGGACGAGGCCGGGCTGGCGCGGGCGACGGTGGAGTCCGTGGCCGAGAACACCTCCGACGCCGTAGTGGCGCCGCTGCTGTGGGGTGCCGTCGCCGGTGTACCCGGGCTTCTCGGGTACCGAGCGGTGAACACGATGGACGCCATGGTCGGCCACAAGTCACCCCGGTACCTGCGGTTCGGCTGGGCCTCCGCGCGTTTGGACGACCTGGTCAACCTTGTCCCCGCCCGAGTCGCGGCGGCGCTGACGGTCGTAGGCGCGCCTGCCGTTAAGGGGGATCGTCAGCGCGCAGTGGAGGCATGGAGGCGGGATGCCGGGGCTCATCCGAGCCCTAACGCCGGTCAGGTGGAAGCCGCGTTCGCGGGCGCGCTCGGAGTCCAGTTGGGTGGGCGCACCGAGTACTCCTACGGCGTAGAAGAACGGCCGACGCTGGGGGAGGGGCGAGCGCCTGACGCGACCGATGTCGCACGGGCGGTGACCCTGTCGCGGGTCGTAGGGCTGCTCACTGCTGGTCTGGCGGCTTTGATCAGCCTGAAGCGGCGCGCTCGCGGGCCTCATCCTCGGCGAGGATCTCGGCGACCGACTGGCGCTTAG
- a CDS encoding DUF2399 domain-containing protein yields MTAHPDPGRPEFAVLWRQARTAVARGQVKLGYKAPDPAAASAVGAVIGRELTAGIGTTIVVAELDARVRAVFSCGLGELLSSLFGERAGEVVAPAEADDVLGAAVSAHGISGGWVRAWVDQARRYAKISAAELAEVAPKAAAAIARLHLGEGAPTEWIVLSDLGVVRGTRLAGLVLRAAAVAHGVAVPKAAADERRLWERSGVLLDAVSTTVLTWAFPGCEARTELGLPTHLTIRDTIPSGVNAVVCTSPAVVDNCITAGVRHPVICLSGHLNPVARTILSKLHTPRIHSDFDAHGLFIAQQALTLTNGTPWRMSANDYRAALTAGHDLPALGPDPLIAPWDPALPEAMRAGWSVPEHLLAADLVAELLTF; encoded by the coding sequence GTGACCGCTCACCCCGATCCGGGCCGCCCGGAGTTCGCCGTGTTGTGGCGGCAAGCCCGTACGGCGGTGGCGCGCGGGCAGGTGAAGCTGGGCTACAAGGCCCCTGACCCGGCGGCGGCTTCGGCCGTCGGTGCGGTGATCGGGCGCGAGCTGACCGCGGGCATCGGGACGACGATCGTCGTCGCTGAGCTCGATGCGCGGGTTCGCGCTGTGTTCAGTTGTGGGTTGGGGGAATTGCTCTCCTCTCTCTTCGGGGAACGGGCAGGCGAGGTGGTGGCCCCGGCGGAAGCGGACGACGTCCTCGGGGCAGCGGTCTCAGCGCACGGGATCAGCGGCGGCTGGGTGCGGGCGTGGGTGGATCAGGCCCGCCGGTACGCGAAGATCTCCGCCGCGGAGCTGGCCGAGGTCGCGCCGAAGGCCGCTGCGGCGATCGCGCGGCTGCACCTGGGCGAAGGCGCGCCCACCGAGTGGATTGTGTTGTCGGACCTCGGTGTGGTTCGAGGAACACGACTGGCCGGGCTGGTGCTGCGGGCGGCGGCAGTGGCGCACGGGGTGGCGGTGCCGAAGGCAGCAGCGGACGAAAGGCGACTGTGGGAGCGCAGCGGCGTGCTGCTGGACGCGGTGTCGACGACGGTGTTGACATGGGCATTCCCCGGGTGTGAGGCGCGGACGGAATTGGGCTTGCCCACCCATCTGACCATCCGCGACACCATCCCGTCAGGGGTGAACGCCGTGGTGTGCACAAGTCCGGCGGTTGTGGACAACTGCATCACCGCAGGCGTCCGCCACCCGGTGATCTGCCTGTCCGGACATCTCAACCCGGTGGCCCGCACGATCCTGTCGAAGCTGCACACCCCCCGAATCCACAGCGATTTCGACGCCCACGGCCTGTTCATCGCCCAACAAGCCCTGACCCTCACCAACGGCACCCCCTGGCGCATGTCCGCCAACGACTACCGCGCCGCCCTCACCGCAGGTCACGACCTGCCCGCCCTGGGCCCCGATCCCCTCATCGCCCCCTGGGACCCGGCCCTCCCCGAAGCCATGCGCGCAGGCTGGTCCGTCCCCGAACACCTCCTGGCAGCGGACCTGGTCGCGGAGCTGCTCACCTTCTAG
- a CDS encoding DUF2397 domain-containing protein → MDDAQGDAGQEAAGRLQLYAYLQPREHHHTYLAIMRLFTSTLLADLSAGEVSSALAAAERDGRIDIGESHIDVVIPRLRQLVEWGNLVHGRRETIAASIAEFQQGSMRYQVSKLAVRVQRDVDELLRVPEGAREVSRELLPAIERGLGELGEALAVAVARSQRDPGSLPARRAREQLAERVTTLFLQHAELAATVRDFYAYLGQILTRHHLAPEEISGFRNLLVEYIQVVVEDVLRHTPAIATALSTLARSRTEVLRLLRPAEQLGVAVERTRGRGEADWQELTDWFVDRPGNPSQVTALREATTRAIGALLATVRRATTGGGLLPSRRAELVRLAAWLDASTPKRAHAVYAAAFGLHSARNLLPAPEHDGDDEHTPWRDGPAIDVSVSVRGRGDRGARGRTSRIMDDPITEQGLLAQAREADELREAAAAELAAAAENLDEATLSGEALSAFCELLTLAMAQREGASDPGAATDQVRGLALTLTPQVGQVTRIRSTSGTLTLRDTVVGISRVVTRGRSGR, encoded by the coding sequence GTGGACGACGCGCAGGGGGACGCAGGTCAAGAGGCCGCTGGACGGCTCCAGCTCTACGCCTACCTGCAGCCACGTGAGCACCACCACACCTACCTCGCGATCATGCGGCTGTTCACCTCGACCCTGCTGGCCGACCTGTCCGCGGGTGAGGTGTCCAGCGCGTTGGCCGCCGCCGAGCGCGACGGGCGCATCGACATCGGTGAGTCGCACATCGACGTGGTGATCCCGCGGCTGCGGCAGCTGGTCGAGTGGGGCAACCTCGTGCACGGCCGCCGCGAGACGATCGCGGCGAGCATCGCGGAGTTCCAACAGGGCTCTATGCGCTACCAGGTGTCCAAGCTCGCGGTGCGCGTTCAGCGCGATGTTGACGAGTTGCTCCGGGTGCCTGAAGGCGCCCGCGAGGTCTCGCGCGAGCTGCTGCCCGCTATCGAGCGGGGCCTAGGTGAGCTGGGTGAGGCTCTAGCGGTCGCCGTGGCCCGTAGCCAACGTGACCCCGGCTCACTACCGGCGCGGCGGGCCCGCGAGCAGTTGGCTGAGCGGGTCACCACCCTCTTCCTGCAACACGCGGAGCTCGCTGCCACGGTTCGCGACTTCTATGCCTACCTCGGCCAGATCCTCACTCGCCACCACCTGGCACCGGAAGAGATCTCGGGCTTCCGCAACCTGCTAGTCGAGTACATCCAGGTCGTGGTTGAAGACGTCCTGAGGCACACCCCGGCGATCGCGACGGCGTTGTCGACGCTGGCCCGGTCGCGCACGGAAGTGCTGCGGCTGCTGCGGCCCGCGGAGCAACTGGGCGTCGCGGTCGAGCGCACCCGGGGACGCGGCGAAGCCGACTGGCAGGAGCTGACGGACTGGTTCGTCGACCGGCCGGGCAACCCTTCGCAGGTCACCGCGCTGCGCGAGGCGACGACCAGGGCGATCGGGGCGCTGCTGGCGACCGTGCGGCGGGCGACGACCGGTGGCGGGCTGCTGCCGAGCAGGCGCGCGGAACTGGTGCGCCTGGCGGCCTGGCTGGACGCGTCGACGCCCAAGCGGGCGCACGCGGTGTACGCGGCGGCGTTCGGGCTGCACTCGGCGCGCAACCTGCTGCCCGCCCCCGAGCACGACGGCGACGACGAGCACACGCCGTGGCGGGACGGTCCGGCGATCGACGTGTCGGTCAGCGTGCGCGGGCGTGGTGACCGGGGTGCCCGCGGGCGGACCTCGCGGATCATGGACGACCCGATCACCGAGCAGGGCCTGCTCGCCCAAGCCAGGGAAGCCGACGAGCTGCGGGAAGCGGCAGCGGCGGAGTTGGCGGCAGCGGCGGAGAACCTGGACGAGGCGACGTTGTCCGGCGAGGCACTAAGTGCGTTCTGCGAGCTTCTTACCTTGGCGATGGCGCAGCGCGAGGGGGCATCCGACCCTGGGGCGGCGACCGATCAGGTAAGAGGCTTGGCCCTGACGCTGACACCGCAAGTAGGGCAGGTCACGCGGATTCGCAGCACGTCAGGCACCTTGACCCTGCGGGACACCGTGGTCGGGATCTCTCGCGTCGTCACTAGGGGTCGCAGTGGCCGTTAA